One region of Candidatus Polarisedimenticolaceae bacterium genomic DNA includes:
- the ftsH gene encoding ATP-dependent zinc metalloprotease FtsH, whose amino-acid sequence MNNHLRTILVWLVFLGVVVIAYQIFATASAQRVDLDSSAFYKAVEDKKVSEVTISGDTVGYDIQGKFTGQLDNGSGQQVSNFRVYTVKDDALMQKLRDAGVTVKAKKPADNSMLALLLTWSPILILVVVWIVFMRQMQSGGNKALSFGKSRAKLTSAQGKRVTFKDVAGVEEAKEELQEIIEFLKEPQKFQKLGGKIPKGVLLMGPPGTGKTLLARAIAGEANVPFFSISGSDFVEMFVGVGASRVRDLFEQGKKNAPCIIFIDEIDAVGRHRGAGLGGGHDEREQTLNQLLVEMDGFETNEGVILIAATNRPDVLDPALLRPGRFDRQVVVGRPDVRGREEILRVHARKIPLGPDVDLSLLARATPGFSGADLANLVNEAALFAARKNRKAVAQDDFEIAKDKVLMGAERKSLIISDEEKKITAYHEAGHALVAYRVPYADPLHKVTIIPRGRALGVTMQLPVDDKHTYSREYLESMISVLMGGRVSEELTFQRMTTGAGNDIERVTELARKMVCEWGMSDAMGPLTFGKKEEQIFLGREIAQHRDYSESTAVEIDREVKSIVLAGYNTAKSILEANRAALSRIAEALLEREVLDAEQIAALVRGESLAEPPRSSTPPTAPAETPEAAEAKGRAAVLPTPGSQPA is encoded by the coding sequence TTGAACAACCACCTGAGGACCATCCTCGTTTGGCTCGTCTTCCTGGGCGTCGTCGTCATCGCCTATCAGATCTTCGCGACGGCCTCGGCGCAGAGGGTGGACCTCGACTCTTCGGCTTTCTACAAAGCCGTCGAGGATAAGAAGGTCTCCGAGGTCACCATCTCCGGCGACACCGTCGGTTACGACATCCAGGGCAAGTTCACCGGCCAGCTGGACAACGGGTCCGGCCAGCAGGTCTCGAACTTCCGCGTCTACACCGTGAAAGACGACGCGCTCATGCAGAAGCTCCGCGACGCCGGCGTCACGGTGAAGGCGAAGAAGCCGGCCGACAACTCGATGTTGGCCCTCCTCCTCACGTGGTCCCCGATCCTGATCCTCGTCGTGGTCTGGATCGTGTTCATGCGGCAGATGCAGTCGGGCGGCAACAAGGCTTTGTCGTTCGGGAAATCCCGCGCGAAGCTGACCTCGGCCCAGGGCAAGCGCGTCACCTTCAAGGACGTCGCCGGGGTCGAGGAGGCCAAGGAAGAGCTCCAGGAGATCATCGAGTTCCTCAAGGAGCCGCAGAAATTCCAGAAGCTCGGCGGGAAGATCCCGAAGGGCGTGCTCCTCATGGGCCCCCCGGGAACGGGCAAGACCCTCCTCGCCCGCGCGATCGCCGGCGAGGCGAACGTCCCGTTCTTCTCGATCTCGGGCTCGGACTTCGTCGAGATGTTCGTCGGCGTCGGCGCCAGCCGCGTCCGCGACCTCTTCGAGCAGGGGAAGAAGAACGCCCCCTGCATCATCTTCATCGACGAGATCGACGCGGTCGGCCGGCACCGTGGCGCGGGCCTCGGTGGCGGCCACGACGAGCGCGAGCAGACGCTGAACCAGCTCCTCGTCGAGATGGATGGCTTCGAGACGAACGAAGGGGTCATCCTGATCGCCGCGACGAACCGTCCCGACGTCCTCGATCCCGCCCTGCTCCGGCCGGGCCGCTTCGACCGCCAGGTCGTCGTGGGCCGTCCCGACGTGCGCGGCCGGGAAGAGATCCTGCGGGTCCACGCGCGGAAGATCCCGCTCGGCCCCGACGTCGACCTCTCGCTCCTCGCCCGCGCAACGCCCGGCTTCTCCGGCGCCGACCTCGCGAACCTCGTCAACGAGGCCGCGCTCTTCGCCGCGCGGAAGAACCGCAAGGCGGTCGCGCAGGACGACTTCGAGATCGCGAAGGACAAGGTCCTGATGGGCGCCGAGCGGAAGTCGCTCATCATCTCGGACGAGGAGAAGAAGATCACGGCGTACCACGAGGCCGGCCACGCGCTCGTCGCGTACAGGGTCCCGTACGCCGATCCGCTCCACAAGGTGACGATCATCCCGCGCGGCCGCGCGCTCGGCGTCACGATGCAGCTCCCGGTCGACGACAAGCACACGTACTCCCGGGAGTACCTGGAGTCGATGATCTCGGTCTTGATGGGCGGACGCGTCAGCGAGGAGCTGACCTTCCAGCGCATGACCACCGGCGCCGGCAACGACATCGAGCGCGTCACCGAGCTGGCGCGGAAGATGGTCTGCGAGTGGGGCATGTCCGACGCGATGGGCCCCCTCACCTTCGGCAAGAAGGAAGAGCAGATCTTCCTGGGGCGCGAGATCGCCCAGCACCGCGACTACTCCGAGTCGACGGCCGTCGAGATCGACCGCGAGGTCAAATCGATCGTCCTCGCCGGCTACAACACGGCGAAATCGATCCTCGAGGCCAACCGCGCCGCACTCTCGCGCATCGCGGAAGCGCTGCTCGAGCGCGAGGTCCTGGACGCGGAGCAGATCGCCGCGCTCGTCCGGGGCGAGTCGCTCGCCGAGCCGCCGCGCTCGTCGACGCCGCCGACCGCGCCTGCCGAGACACCGGAAGCCGCGGAGGCGAAGGGGCGCGCCGCCGTGCTTCCCACGCCCGGAAGCCAGCCGGCCTGA